The following are encoded in a window of Pseudalgibacter alginicilyticus genomic DNA:
- a CDS encoding T9SS type A sorting domain-containing protein, with the protein MKKAVFSTCLLLLLTFKLNANTIRALYVDGFATILGDDLAENTLLLYAQNNGIEKLLLYELHLVNANHNLSYTSTNYILANFIHKAKTAYGILSIGAVAENAWFFTNVIDPYNNSRTDTNEKIDIYNLEFEYWNDTGVNPGGYYCNTYLGSVNYPCSNDGAFQFYLSTLDDMRTLAHNNSHPITTEAYLGWPTTAQAQELGSHLDVLLLHAYVTNPNTSFNYVKDRLINFANGTPNLNVSIIFSSEPNFMGDWLINNTMSEAENLFTTDWINDSATWSNNINLEGFTYFTYRYQDGIVLSTNSAQNISRKTILYPNPVQNTLHIENIENIITIQVYNSIGQLIKETKEGKINFNDFTGGVYFLKILSNNGLEIKKILKK; encoded by the coding sequence ATGAAAAAAGCGGTATTTTCAACTTGTCTATTACTTCTATTAACTTTTAAACTAAATGCTAATACAATTCGTGCGCTGTATGTTGATGGTTTTGCAACCATTTTAGGTGATGACCTTGCAGAAAACACCTTGTTGCTTTATGCTCAAAATAATGGAATAGAAAAATTATTATTATATGAACTTCATTTAGTCAATGCCAATCATAATTTATCCTACACTTCTACAAATTATATTTTAGCCAATTTTATTCATAAAGCTAAAACAGCATATGGAATTCTTTCAATTGGAGCAGTAGCAGAAAATGCATGGTTTTTCACAAATGTTATAGATCCTTATAATAATAGCAGAACTGATACTAATGAAAAAATTGATATTTATAATTTAGAATTTGAATATTGGAATGATACTGGAGTCAATCCTGGCGGATATTATTGTAATACGTATTTAGGATCCGTTAACTACCCTTGTAGTAATGACGGTGCCTTTCAATTCTATCTTTCAACCTTAGATGACATGAGAACATTGGCTCATAATAATTCGCACCCCATTACAACAGAAGCCTATTTAGGCTGGCCAACAACAGCTCAAGCTCAAGAATTGGGTAGCCATTTAGATGTTTTACTCTTACATGCTTATGTTACCAATCCAAATACTAGTTTCAATTACGTTAAAGACAGGCTTATTAATTTTGCTAATGGTACGCCTAATTTAAATGTATCAATTATCTTTTCATCCGAACCAAATTTTATGGGAGATTGGTTAATAAACAATACAATGAGTGAAGCAGAAAATTTATTTACGACAGATTGGATTAATGATTCAGCAACATGGAGCAATAATATTAATTTAGAAGGTTTTACTTATTTTACCTACAGATATCAAGATGGTATTGTTCTTTCAACTAATAGCGCTCAAAATATTTCAAGAAAAACAATTTTGTATCCTAATCCTGTGCAAAACACCTTACATATAGAAAATATTGAAAATATTATAACCATTCAAGTTTATAATAGTATAGGACAATTAATAAAAGAAACAAAAGAAGGAAAAATTAATTTTAATGATTTTACTGGTGGAGTTTATTTCTTAAAAATACTAAGTAACAATGGATTAGAAATAAAGAAAATATTAAAAAAATAA
- a CDS encoding sigma-54-dependent transcriptional regulator, whose amino-acid sequence MQFQKENILVVDDDISILELLQRHLQSWNYHIYKAISVKEAVSILRDTSIDLLITDLKMPEVDGFELIKFVSEHYPKLPKLVVTGYPSIQDSLTAIKSKVAYLTKPFTKEELKSAIETTLAKTNSKTRTLPKQKAYGEIIGTSKAIHKIIQIIERIKDNKATVFINGESGTGKELVARAIHYQGKFSRAPFISVNCGGIPENLLEAELFGYNKGAFTGADSNRNGYFQAANGGTIFLDEIGNASLAVQSRLLRVLQEKEVMKVGSQKTEKVDVRIIAATNSNLKDMINKQMFREDLYYRLTVVEINVAPLKERKEDIPLLVDKFLFKYGIEYKDHFVKISADASNLLQRYDWPGNIRELENVIQRAVIMCDKIIEIEHLPNALKFNINFSTEKLIPLKEMEKQYILKVLNATNNNKTKAAEILGIDRKTIRQKISE is encoded by the coding sequence ATACAGTTTCAAAAAGAAAATATATTGGTTGTAGATGATGATATCAGTATTTTGGAGTTATTACAACGCCATCTCCAATCATGGAATTATCATATTTACAAGGCTATTTCGGTTAAAGAAGCTGTTTCTATTTTAAGAGATACTTCTATTGATTTACTCATTACAGATTTAAAAATGCCAGAAGTTGACGGTTTTGAACTTATTAAATTTGTATCTGAACATTACCCAAAACTACCCAAATTAGTGGTTACAGGCTACCCGTCTATTCAAGATTCATTAACAGCTATAAAATCTAAAGTTGCTTACCTTACAAAACCTTTCACAAAAGAAGAGCTAAAATCTGCTATTGAAACAACATTAGCTAAAACCAATTCCAAAACAAGAACGCTACCAAAACAAAAAGCCTATGGTGAAATAATAGGAACTTCAAAAGCAATCCATAAAATCATTCAAATTATTGAACGCATAAAAGATAATAAAGCCACTGTTTTTATAAATGGTGAGAGTGGTACTGGAAAGGAATTAGTTGCACGTGCCATTCACTATCAAGGAAAATTTTCAAGAGCACCCTTTATTTCTGTAAATTGTGGAGGCATTCCAGAAAATCTTTTGGAAGCTGAACTTTTTGGGTACAACAAAGGGGCCTTTACAGGCGCAGATAGCAACAGGAATGGTTATTTTCAAGCGGCAAATGGAGGTACCATTTTTTTAGATGAAATTGGAAATGCATCTTTAGCGGTTCAATCTCGACTATTACGTGTTTTACAAGAAAAAGAAGTAATGAAAGTTGGTTCTCAAAAAACAGAAAAGGTAGATGTCCGTATCATTGCCGCTACTAATAGTAATTTAAAGGATATGATAAACAAACAAATGTTTAGAGAAGACTTGTATTACAGATTAACCGTTGTTGAAATTAATGTTGCACCTTTAAAAGAAAGAAAAGAAGATATCCCTCTATTGGTTGATAAATTTCTATTCAAATATGGGATAGAATACAAAGATCATTTTGTAAAAATAAGTGCCGACGCCTCCAATTTATTACAACGTTATGATTGGCCTGGTAACATAAGAGAATTAGAAAACGTCATTCAAAGAGCTGTAATTATGTGTGACAAAATCATTGAAATAGAACACTTACCAAATGCACTCAAATTCAATATTAATTTTTCAACAGAAAAGCTAATACCATTAAAAGAAATGGAAAAACAGTACATTTTAAAAGTTTTAAATGCTACAAACAATAATAAAACTAAAGCTGCAGAAATTTTAGGTATTGACAGAAAGACAATTCGACAAAAAATTTCAGAATAA
- a CDS encoding GreA/GreB family elongation factor: MKYGSIILEKKEYVYIKRILNISGYVGNHEIQKSLIKFTEELKTAHILDEKEFPVDVVRLNSIVTVSSGENWKKTIQIVQPSEKDIKNNKISILTPMGAALFGYSVNDIVKWDFPTGIKELKIIEVTQQAKEKILLY; the protein is encoded by the coding sequence ATGAAATACGGAAGTATAATCTTAGAAAAAAAAGAATATGTGTATATTAAACGTATTCTTAACATTTCTGGCTATGTAGGAAATCATGAAATCCAGAAATCCTTAATAAAATTTACAGAAGAATTAAAAACAGCTCACATATTGGATGAAAAAGAGTTTCCTGTTGATGTGGTACGATTAAATAGCATTGTTACAGTATCATCAGGTGAAAATTGGAAAAAAACAATACAAATTGTACAACCTTCCGAAAAGGATATAAAGAATAATAAAATTTCTATTCTAACGCCTATGGGAGCTGCTCTGTTTGGGTATTCTGTTAATGATATTGTCAAATGGGATTTCCCAACGGGAATAAAAGAACTAAAAATAATAGAAGTAACACAACAAGCTAAAGAAAAAATTTTATTGTATTAA
- a CDS encoding Glu/Leu/Phe/Val family dehydrogenase has protein sequence MELLTKNLNSKTKKVLHRGMMDNVMEQFNRAANHINLQPNIRKILSITNNEIVVHFPVKMDNGNVEVFKGYRVQHNNALGPYKGGLRYHSTVDIDATRALAMWMTWKTSLAGLPFGGGKGGIQINPLKYSKSELERITRRFTFALADNIGPEHDIPAPDVNTNSQTMAWIADTYMSTRPPAERSANQHVVTGKPAGSGGLEGRDRATGFGVYYSIKLWINNNNDTLKNKRFIVQGFGNVGYWAAFFLEQDGAKLVAVQDAFGSIQNPNGIQVETLFEYTKSNNGSIVDYPEASIIDKDVFFGVDCDIFIPAALGNQITKNNAPNIKAKLLAEGANGPTNIEGEALLIEQGTTIIPDILCNSGGVIASYFEWLQNRNGELWHMEDVMDKLKHKLKNSFDAVATYAQKENIDMRTAAYCIAITRIEKAYVQRGIFP, from the coding sequence ATGGAGCTATTAACAAAAAACTTAAATTCTAAAACAAAAAAAGTATTGCATAGGGGTATGATGGATAATGTGATGGAGCAATTTAATCGTGCTGCAAATCATATTAATTTACAACCAAATATTCGTAAGATTTTAAGCATTACCAACAACGAAATTGTAGTTCATTTTCCTGTTAAAATGGACAATGGCAATGTAGAAGTCTTTAAAGGCTACCGTGTGCAACACAACAATGCATTGGGCCCATACAAAGGCGGTCTACGCTATCATTCAACGGTTGATATTGATGCTACAAGAGCACTTGCTATGTGGATGACATGGAAAACCTCGCTTGCCGGATTGCCTTTTGGCGGCGGAAAAGGTGGTATTCAAATAAATCCTTTAAAATATTCTAAAAGCGAATTGGAGCGAATTACACGCAGGTTTACCTTTGCTTTAGCAGATAACATTGGACCAGAACATGATATTCCTGCTCCAGATGTTAATACAAACAGTCAAACCATGGCGTGGATTGCAGACACCTATATGAGTACCAGACCACCTGCAGAGCGTTCGGCAAACCAACATGTTGTAACAGGCAAGCCTGCTGGTAGTGGCGGATTGGAAGGTCGTGATAGGGCTACAGGTTTTGGGGTTTATTACAGCATTAAACTATGGATTAACAACAATAACGATACTCTGAAAAACAAACGTTTTATTGTGCAAGGTTTTGGTAATGTAGGCTATTGGGCAGCTTTTTTTTTAGAACAGGATGGAGCCAAATTAGTTGCTGTACAAGATGCTTTTGGTAGCATTCAAAACCCTAATGGTATTCAAGTTGAGACACTTTTTGAATATACAAAATCAAATAATGGAAGTATTGTTGACTATCCTGAAGCTTCAATTATAGATAAAGACGTTTTTTTTGGTGTTGATTGCGACATTTTTATTCCTGCTGCTTTAGGAAATCAAATAACCAAAAATAATGCTCCAAACATTAAGGCAAAGCTATTAGCCGAAGGAGCTAATGGACCAACAAATATTGAAGGAGAAGCACTACTTATAGAACAAGGAACAACCATCATTCCTGATATTTTATGCAATTCGGGAGGTGTTATTGCGAGTTATTTTGAATGGTTGCAAAACCGAAATGGCGAACTGTGGCATATGGAAGACGTGATGGATAAATTAAAGCATAAACTTAAAAATTCCTTTGATGCAGTTGCTACCTATGCACAAAAAGAAAATATTGATATGCGAACAGCGGCATATTGCATTGCTATTACACGAATAGAAAAAGCTTATGTTCAACGAGGGATTTTCCCATAA
- a CDS encoding family 20 glycosylhydrolase codes for MPSNVGAQSSEPTEDFKIKGFHLDLRIQVMTPQALKELADELSGFGINTLIMEWEGTYPYKKHAVISNEYSYTREEITDFIAYCDDLGIKVIPLQQSLGHVEYILRNPRYSHLKEDRKDISQLCPMEAVESKSLFKDLFSDLVETHNSDYIHIGGDETYLLGHCEKCQLKVKEEGKSKLFVDYMKMITELVIELGKKPVMWADIILKHPEAASELPKETIFVDWNYGWKINHFGDIPKLQEMGFTFWGAPAIRCHPDNWYVTDWTTHFKNQKDFIPYAREAGYEGMVITSWSTTGVYGFTWDVGYDVIDMVQIRNTYPLSAFRILIASYAKALDMNTAINPQDFVVAYASDRFGFNKAEALKLWDFLSAEPELISNGHPTKSESIAKMKETYNSVRKELLKLKTKQNEAELSQFKLMADLRMHYLDFKEVEFKYNAPNFLSSQAPVLLKELDVILLDAKRLNKRFLKLNKGFLYDSELKEQNELRVQAVHVLYDRLSKLK; via the coding sequence ATGCCCTCTAATGTAGGAGCTCAAAGTTCAGAACCTACTGAGGATTTTAAGATAAAAGGTTTTCATTTAGATTTAAGAATACAAGTCATGACACCACAGGCTCTTAAAGAGCTTGCTGATGAACTTTCAGGATTTGGAATTAATACCTTAATTATGGAGTGGGAAGGTACTTATCCTTATAAAAAACATGCCGTTATTTCTAATGAATATTCATATACGCGTGAGGAAATAACAGATTTTATAGCCTATTGTGATGATTTAGGAATTAAAGTTATACCATTACAACAAAGTTTAGGGCATGTAGAATATATTTTAAGAAACCCTAGGTACAGCCATTTAAAGGAAGATAGAAAAGACATTTCTCAATTGTGCCCTATGGAGGCAGTGGAAAGTAAATCACTTTTCAAAGATTTATTTTCAGATTTAGTAGAAACCCATAATTCAGATTACATTCATATAGGAGGGGATGAAACTTATTTATTAGGTCATTGTGAAAAATGTCAATTAAAGGTAAAAGAAGAAGGGAAATCCAAACTATTTGTTGATTACATGAAGATGATTACTGAACTTGTTATTGAATTAGGGAAAAAACCCGTAATGTGGGCAGATATTATTTTGAAGCATCCAGAAGCAGCCTCTGAGTTGCCAAAAGAAACTATATTTGTAGATTGGAATTATGGATGGAAAATAAATCACTTTGGTGACATACCTAAACTTCAAGAAATGGGATTCACCTTTTGGGGTGCGCCAGCTATTCGGTGTCATCCAGATAATTGGTATGTAACTGATTGGACAACACATTTTAAAAATCAAAAAGATTTTATTCCATATGCTAGAGAAGCTGGTTATGAAGGGATGGTTATTACCTCGTGGTCTACCACAGGCGTATATGGCTTTACTTGGGATGTTGGTTATGATGTTATAGATATGGTGCAAATAAGAAATACGTATCCACTTTCCGCGTTTCGTATTTTAATAGCAAGTTATGCAAAAGCATTAGATATGAATACAGCAATAAACCCTCAAGATTTTGTTGTTGCATATGCCAGTGATAGATTTGGATTTAACAAAGCAGAAGCGCTAAAGTTGTGGGATTTTTTATCAGCAGAACCAGAACTTATAAGCAATGGCCATCCAACTAAAAGCGAAAGCATAGCTAAAATGAAAGAAACATATAATAGCGTTAGGAAAGAATTATTAAAATTAAAAACAAAACAAAACGAAGCAGAATTAAGTCAGTTTAAATTAATGGCAGATTTAAGAATGCATTATTTAGATTTTAAAGAAGTGGAGTTTAAATATAATGCTCCCAATTTTTTGAGTTCACAAGCTCCTGTACTGCTAAAAGAATTAGATGTTATTTTGTTAGATGCAAAAAGGTTAAATAAAAGGTTTCTAAAATTAAATAAAGGATTTCTTTATGACTCAGAACTAAAAGAACAAAATGAATTACGAGTGCAAGCGGTTCATGTGCTTTATGATAGGTTGTCTAAATTAAAATAA
- a CDS encoding sensor histidine kinase, with product MNSTESALQERIKELTCLYEVSSIIVNADVENIENTLKAIAFSLKKAFSYPKETDIIILVNTILIKTNQVFDGHIKLRADIVVFNKLAGTISAYLNQSKFSKKDFLNEEQLLLNSIALKLGNLFERIEIRKNEISLKRQMEHADRLNILGELTAGIAHELNTPLANILGYAELLKDHLNNNNQSTADLEKIIQNTIFSREVVKKLMFFACEMPQEMTRVNIIPSIKDAIDLLDTTFRKQQVKYIVKIEEEALWLRADIIQLTQIIFNLIINAIYFSPKNGLVTISTFQTDTDVILKISDEGPGIAREALEKIFQPFFTTKPIGEGSGLGLSVVHGIISSHKGTIIAKNNSVKGCTFTVTLPKQL from the coding sequence ATGAATTCAACAGAATCAGCATTACAAGAACGCATTAAAGAATTAACATGTCTTTACGAAGTGTCTTCAATTATTGTAAATGCCGATGTTGAAAATATAGAAAACACCTTAAAAGCTATTGCTTTTAGTTTAAAAAAAGCATTCAGCTACCCCAAAGAAACAGATATTATCATTTTAGTAAACACAATTCTTATAAAAACCAATCAGGTTTTTGATGGACATATAAAACTGAGAGCAGATATAGTTGTTTTTAATAAATTAGCAGGTACAATTTCGGCATATTTAAATCAATCCAAATTCTCCAAAAAAGATTTTTTAAATGAAGAACAGCTATTACTCAACTCCATAGCTTTAAAGTTAGGTAATTTGTTTGAGCGCATAGAAATTAGAAAAAATGAAATTTCTCTAAAACGCCAAATGGAACATGCAGACAGACTTAATATCTTAGGAGAGTTAACTGCTGGAATTGCTCATGAATTAAACACGCCTTTAGCTAATATTTTAGGATATGCTGAATTACTAAAAGACCACCTTAACAATAACAATCAAAGCACAGCTGATTTAGAAAAGATTATCCAAAACACCATTTTCTCAAGAGAAGTTGTCAAAAAACTCATGTTCTTTGCTTGTGAAATGCCGCAAGAAATGACACGAGTAAATATTATTCCAAGTATTAAAGATGCTATAGATTTATTGGACACTACCTTCAGAAAACAACAAGTAAAATACATTGTTAAAATAGAGGAAGAAGCATTGTGGTTGCGTGCAGATATAATTCAACTTACACAAATAATATTCAACCTTATTATCAATGCTATTTACTTTTCACCAAAAAACGGACTTGTTACAATCTCAACATTTCAAACAGATACAGATGTAATCCTTAAAATTTCAGATGAAGGTCCGGGCATTGCCAGAGAAGCTTTAGAAAAAATTTTCCAACCATTCTTCACTACAAAACCAATTGGTGAAGGTTCCGGCTTAGGCTTAAGCGTTGTACACGGTATTATTTCTAGTCATAAAGGTACAATTATAGCTAAGAACAATTCAGTTAAAGGCTGTACCTTTACAGTAACATTACCAAAACAATTATGA
- a CDS encoding glucosamine-6-phosphate deaminase yields MLEFNQNINVLSNKKTTGIAAGKAVENCIVKLQKTKKNIRIVFAAAPSQDSMLDYLTKSKSIDWSKVEAFHMDEYIGLLPGSPQLFSSYLEENIFSKVPLIKHIINVENDISFEIKRYANLLKEAPIDIVCLGIGENGHLAFNDPHVADFNDPEIVKEVQLDYACRVQQVNDGCFESIDKVPQKAITLTIPTLLKGTHLFCVVLGANKSEAVKNALTKPLSPSCPASILTTHPDCNYYFDKEAYKQIEYLQNV; encoded by the coding sequence ATGCTAGAATTTAACCAAAATATAAACGTTCTTTCTAATAAAAAAACTACAGGAATTGCAGCAGGAAAAGCTGTGGAAAATTGTATAGTTAAATTACAAAAAACAAAAAAAAATATTCGGATAGTATTTGCTGCTGCGCCTTCACAAGATTCCATGCTCGATTACTTAACAAAATCCAAATCAATAGACTGGAGTAAGGTGGAAGCTTTTCATATGGATGAATATATTGGTTTGTTACCAGGTTCACCACAATTATTTTCATCCTATTTAGAAGAAAATATTTTTTCTAAAGTTCCCTTAATTAAGCATATTATAAATGTAGAAAATGATATTTCATTTGAAATAAAAAGGTATGCTAATTTGTTGAAAGAAGCACCAATAGATATAGTGTGTTTAGGAATAGGAGAGAATGGACACTTAGCATTCAACGATCCGCATGTTGCCGATTTTAATGATCCTGAAATTGTTAAAGAAGTTCAGTTAGACTATGCGTGTCGTGTGCAGCAAGTTAATGATGGTTGTTTTGAGAGTATTGATAAAGTTCCTCAAAAAGCAATAACTTTAACCATACCAACTTTATTAAAAGGAACTCATCTATTTTGTGTGGTTTTGGGAGCTAATAAGAGTGAGGCTGTGAAAAATGCACTTACAAAACCTTTAAGCCCTTCTTGTCCTGCCTCTATATTAACAACACACCCAGATTGTAATTACTATTTTGATAAAGAGGCCTATAAACAAATTGAATATTTGCAGAACGTATAA
- a CDS encoding LacI family DNA-binding transcriptional regulator, whose product MSFSMKNNRITLKDLAKDLNLSPSTISRALQNHPAISDSTKKRVQKIAEELGFTPNSIASSFRKKKTQTIGVIVPRIDIHFHSLAISGIEEFAYNKGYNVTIFQSKDSLKREKEILKILQNKMVDGVIICLGIETKNCEHFKKINKLGIPLVFYDRVPTDFDANKIVINDLESAYLATEHLIKNGCKRIGHIAGSQSTDIFKARLDGYKTALKKYNFPIDESLILYTNNLSYDEGVQCAEKYLSNEQQPDGIFCANDYTAVSVIQVFRKAEIKIPEDVAIVGFSNYPISKIIEPHLTTINDRAFQMGEAATKLLIRQIEEKDDFIKSETITLQTELIIRESSFR is encoded by the coding sequence TTGTCATTTAGTATGAAAAATAACAGAATTACCTTAAAAGATCTAGCAAAAGATTTAAATTTATCACCATCAACCATTTCTAGAGCCTTACAAAATCACCCAGCTATTAGTGATTCAACAAAAAAGAGAGTTCAAAAAATCGCAGAGGAATTAGGTTTTACCCCTAACTCTATTGCTTCAAGTTTTAGAAAGAAAAAAACACAAACTATTGGAGTTATTGTACCCAGAATTGATATCCATTTCCATTCACTTGCAATTAGTGGCATTGAAGAATTTGCATACAATAAAGGATATAATGTAACTATATTTCAGTCTAAAGATTCACTAAAAAGAGAAAAGGAAATTCTAAAAATTCTCCAAAACAAAATGGTAGATGGAGTCATCATATGTTTAGGCATAGAAACCAAAAATTGTGAGCATTTTAAAAAAATCAATAAATTAGGTATACCGCTTGTATTTTACGACCGAGTCCCTACTGATTTTGATGCTAACAAAATAGTTATTAATGATCTTGAATCTGCTTATTTGGCTACAGAACATCTTATAAAAAATGGCTGTAAACGCATAGGGCACATTGCTGGAAGTCAGTCAACGGATATCTTTAAAGCTCGTTTAGATGGTTATAAAACGGCTCTTAAAAAATACAATTTCCCCATTGACGAATCTTTAATATTGTATACAAACAACCTTAGTTATGATGAAGGTGTACAATGTGCTGAAAAATATTTAAGCAATGAACAACAACCAGATGGAATCTTTTGTGCTAATGATTATACTGCGGTTAGTGTTATTCAAGTATTTAGAAAAGCTGAAATTAAAATTCCTGAAGATGTAGCCATTGTTGGTTTTAGTAATTATCCTATTTCTAAAATTATTGAACCCCATTTAACAACCATTAATGATCGTGCTTTCCAAATGGGAGAAGCTGCAACTAAACTACTAATTCGTCAAATTGAAGAAAAAGATGATTTTATAAAATCTGAAACAATAACGCTTCAAACAGAACTTATTATTCGCGAATCTAGTTTCAGATAG
- a CDS encoding sulfotransferase family protein, whose product MKQIKAIQIIGTQRSGSNLLRVMLNQIQEIDAPHPPHILQRFYPLLAKYGDLDDELSFINLIDDVCKLIEKNPVPWEGFKLDREIIQQQCSSNTLHEIFRVIYHLKAMHSNASFWCCKSMSNINYVESIEASGIKPFYIHLYRDGRDVALSFKKAIVGPKHIYHIAKKWKEEQELCIQLKINIDKGRFISICYEDLIKNPEHILKQLCAFLKIPFSNTMLNYYKSDESIKTALSGKMWANISQPILKNNYNKFLEEMDTVDLSLFENIAGNTLIKLNYKLYSNGDYKSISKEDMEAYHVENELLKQKSLLNADKEDLSKKSSQLQLLKDIENRIIVKAVQ is encoded by the coding sequence ATGAAACAAATTAAAGCTATACAAATTATTGGTACACAGCGGTCTGGTTCAAATTTATTAAGAGTGATGCTTAATCAAATTCAAGAAATTGACGCACCGCATCCACCGCATATATTACAACGATTTTATCCCTTATTAGCAAAATATGGAGATTTGGATGATGAATTAAGTTTTATAAACCTTATAGATGATGTTTGCAAATTAATTGAAAAAAACCCGGTACCATGGGAAGGATTTAAATTAGATAGAGAGATTATTCAACAACAATGTAGTTCCAATACATTACATGAAATCTTTAGAGTTATATATCATTTAAAAGCCATGCATTCTAATGCCTCATTTTGGTGTTGTAAAAGTATGTCTAATATAAATTATGTAGAAAGCATAGAGGCTTCAGGTATAAAACCATTTTATATTCATCTTTATCGTGATGGGAGAGATGTGGCACTTTCTTTCAAAAAAGCAATTGTTGGACCTAAGCATATTTATCATATAGCAAAAAAGTGGAAAGAAGAACAAGAGTTATGTATTCAATTAAAAATCAATATAGATAAAGGGCGCTTTATATCAATATGTTATGAGGATCTTATAAAAAATCCTGAACATATCTTGAAACAGCTTTGTGCTTTTTTAAAAATACCATTTAGCAATACAATGTTAAATTATTACAAATCTGATGAGTCAATTAAAACAGCTTTGTCTGGAAAAATGTGGGCAAATATTTCTCAACCTATTTTAAAAAATAATTATAACAAATTTTTAGAAGAAATGGATACCGTTGATTTGTCGTTGTTTGAAAACATTGCGGGTAACACCTTAATAAAACTTAATTACAAGTTGTACTCAAATGGAGACTATAAATCAATTTCAAAGGAGGATATGGAGGCCTATCATGTGGAAAATGAATTACTAAAGCAAAAATCTCTTTTAAATGCAGATAAAGAAGATCTTTCTAAAAAAAGTAGCCAACTGCAACTGTTAAAAGATATAGAAAACAGAATTATTGTAAAGGCAGTTCAATAA